The following proteins come from a genomic window of Paucimonas lemoignei:
- the mcpB_9 gene encoding histidine kinase, HAMP region:Cache: chemotaxis sensory transducer: MNIKQKLTWAFAVIACLPIIVVASIVIINLRSDATKGFVDSSGREIRQVANAMQLFFDGISQNVEYLAANPLITGAGEGLKSYMTPAQQNAPESETDKNIIALFNRVGVSHPSYSYISYGLANGSYAPWPEGQKFGDYDPRVRPWYKAALANPGKVVRSDAYYWAADDAVMVNTGRTISNALGNPGGVVGIDVTLKQLTSIVKQIKLGDSGYLMLLEKSGNILVDPLKPEHNFKKISDLGPGYAELAKVSSGLVEVELDGERYMANVYPSEQLGWNFIGLIKQDEVMSSATRLTWLIAVIAAVLAVIFAVVGASFASLIARPINSVATGLEGIAQGEGDLTRNLEIRGNDETAQLANWFNKFLAAIRNLIQSIGQAANKILDTSHSSTQVSNNMADAAGRQREAVDMVSTAFHEMVATANEVARSCSQAADSADNGQRQAREGQRQIDDAVASVDQLSTEISQSATAMVQLEKDSNAIQSILDTIRSIAEQTNLLALNAAIEAARAGEQGRGFAVVADEVRALAKRTADSTAEIDNLLGTLARRTSSVTQQMNASLSVSQQSVEKISQARSSFGLIRESVDVIRDMNTQIATAAEEQHHVAEDINRHISQIHGDAQLVAELAESARADSRSLAALSSELDGLVKRFKT, translated from the coding sequence ATGAATATCAAACAGAAATTGACGTGGGCATTTGCGGTTATCGCGTGCCTACCGATCATTGTCGTGGCCAGCATTGTCATCATCAATTTGCGCAGCGATGCGACCAAGGGCTTCGTTGACAGCAGTGGCCGGGAAATCCGTCAGGTCGCCAACGCCATGCAGTTGTTCTTCGACGGTATCAGCCAGAACGTCGAATACCTGGCCGCCAACCCGCTCATCACGGGTGCGGGCGAAGGCCTGAAAAGCTACATGACCCCAGCTCAGCAAAACGCTCCCGAGTCCGAGACGGACAAAAACATCATCGCCCTGTTCAACCGCGTGGGCGTCAGCCACCCGTCTTACTCGTACATTTCCTACGGCCTGGCCAACGGCAGTTATGCGCCGTGGCCCGAAGGTCAGAAATTCGGCGACTACGACCCCCGCGTACGCCCGTGGTACAAGGCCGCGCTGGCCAACCCGGGCAAAGTGGTGCGCAGCGACGCCTACTATTGGGCGGCGGACGACGCGGTCATGGTCAATACCGGACGCACCATCTCCAACGCCCTGGGCAACCCTGGCGGCGTGGTCGGGATCGACGTGACCCTCAAGCAGCTGACCAGCATCGTCAAGCAGATCAAGCTCGGCGATAGCGGCTACCTGATGCTGCTGGAAAAGAGCGGCAACATCCTGGTCGATCCTCTCAAGCCCGAGCACAACTTCAAGAAAATCTCCGACCTGGGCCCAGGTTACGCCGAGTTGGCCAAGGTCAGCAGCGGCCTGGTAGAGGTCGAGCTTGATGGCGAGCGCTACATGGCCAACGTGTACCCGTCCGAGCAACTGGGCTGGAACTTCATCGGTTTGATCAAGCAGGATGAAGTCATGAGTTCGGCCACGCGCCTGACCTGGCTGATTGCCGTGATCGCCGCGGTGCTAGCAGTCATTTTTGCGGTCGTAGGCGCCAGCTTCGCCTCACTGATCGCGCGACCGATCAACAGCGTAGCAACCGGCCTGGAAGGCATCGCTCAGGGTGAAGGCGACCTGACCCGCAATCTGGAAATACGTGGCAACGACGAAACCGCCCAACTGGCCAACTGGTTCAACAAATTCCTGGCAGCCATTCGCAACCTGATCCAGAGCATTGGTCAGGCGGCGAACAAGATCCTCGACACCTCCCACAGCTCCACACAAGTGTCGAACAACATGGCCGACGCCGCCGGGCGCCAGCGCGAAGCCGTGGACATGGTCTCCACCGCGTTCCATGAAATGGTCGCCACCGCCAACGAAGTCGCCCGCTCCTGCAGCCAGGCCGCCGACTCGGCCGACAACGGTCAGCGTCAGGCCCGTGAAGGCCAACGTCAGATCGATGATGCGGTCGCCAGCGTTGATCAACTGAGCACGGAGATTTCCCAGTCGGCTACCGCCATGGTGCAGCTGGAAAAAGACAGCAACGCGATTCAGTCGATCCTCGACACCATCCGCTCCATCGCTGAACAGACCAACCTGCTGGCGCTCAACGCCGCCATCGAAGCGGCCCGTGCCGGTGAGCAAGGTCGTGGGTTTGCCGTTGTAGCCGATGAAGTTCGTGCGCTGGCCAAACGCACGGCTGATTCCACCGCCGAGATCGACAACCTGCTCGGCACCCTGGCTCGCCGTACGTCCTCGGTGACCCAGCAGATGAACGCCAGCCTCAGCGTGTCCCAGCAATCGGTGGAGAAAATCAGCCAGGCGCGCAGCAGCTTCGGGCTGATCCGTGAGTCGGTGGACGTGATTCGTGACATGAACACCCAGATCGCCACCGCCGCTGAAGAGCAGCACCACGTGGCCGAAGACATCAACCGACACATCAGTCAGATCCATGGCGATGCGCAGTTGGTGGCCGAGCTGGCGGAGTCGGCACGCGCTGATTCGCGCAGCCTGGCGGCGCTGTCCAGCGAGCTGGACGGGTTGGTCAAGCGCTTCAAGACCTGA
- a CDS encoding sarcosine oxidase, with protein MSSLQAQHAIGLSPLQPCALIDLSEVPRVGFRGRQSAEYLSARGFELPDAPNRAVTQADGSHVARLSQTEYLVLGSLADRGQRIADEEARWELDHSANYLLPRQDSHAWLQLSGVHIDQVMAKLCGVDLRLQAFAAGAAAQTSAARINVIVINVGSQEVPTFQILCDSASVEYFKGAVLDAMGEFGGALLKLADN; from the coding sequence ATGTCCAGTCTGCAAGCGCAACACGCCATCGGGCTCAGCCCTCTGCAACCCTGCGCGTTGATCGATCTGAGTGAAGTGCCACGGGTCGGCTTTCGCGGTCGGCAAAGCGCCGAATACCTGAGCGCCCGAGGGTTCGAGCTACCTGATGCTCCAAACCGCGCTGTCACTCAGGCCGACGGCAGCCACGTGGCGCGGTTGTCCCAGACCGAATACCTGGTGCTGGGCAGCCTCGCTGATCGCGGCCAGCGCATCGCCGACGAAGAGGCGCGCTGGGAGCTGGACCACAGCGCCAACTACCTGCTGCCCCGTCAGGACAGCCATGCCTGGCTGCAGTTGAGTGGCGTTCATATCGATCAGGTGATGGCCAAACTGTGCGGCGTCGACCTGCGCTTACAGGCCTTTGCTGCGGGTGCGGCCGCTCAGACGTCGGCGGCGCGGATCAACGTGATTGTGATCAACGTGGGGTCGCAGGAAGTACCTACGTTTCAGATCCTGTGTGACAGCGCTTCGGTGGAGTATTTCAAGGGTGCTGTGCTGGATGCGATGGGGGAGTTTGGCGGGGCATTGCTGAAGCTGGCGGACAACTGA
- the iclR gene encoding IclR family transcriptional regulator — translation MTPPEPTEKDTDYSVPALARGLSVLGMFNARTRTLSIQDIAERLGVSTSAVYRILFTLTDMGYLNKLNTHYELGARVISDGFSYLASRDIVEVAMPHLNLLRDRTSLSCHLSIREQTDSLYLFRAFAAQRLSVNIPIGTRIACHCTAMGRMLLTQLTDAQLGQLYQHVRLDDYPTPAPRTLPQLQSLIAEDRERGWVLHRSDYSTAIATSIKDHTGQVTAAINLSGPDAVMDPDGAKDRFQNLLLECSASISRELGYSG, via the coding sequence ATGACCCCGCCCGAACCCACCGAAAAAGACACCGACTACAGCGTCCCCGCCCTGGCACGTGGCCTGAGCGTACTGGGCATGTTCAACGCCCGGACTCGCACCCTGAGCATCCAGGACATCGCCGAACGCCTGGGCGTCAGCACCTCGGCGGTGTACCGGATCCTGTTCACCCTGACTGACATGGGTTACCTGAACAAACTCAACACCCACTACGAACTGGGCGCGCGAGTGATCAGCGACGGTTTCAGCTACCTGGCCAGCCGCGACATCGTCGAAGTCGCCATGCCGCACCTCAACCTGCTGCGCGACCGCACCTCCCTCTCCTGCCACCTGAGCATCCGCGAACAGACCGACAGCCTCTACCTGTTCCGCGCATTCGCCGCGCAACGCCTCTCGGTGAATATCCCCATCGGCACCCGCATCGCGTGCCACTGCACAGCCATGGGCCGCATGTTGCTCACCCAACTGACGGATGCGCAGCTGGGCCAGCTCTATCAGCACGTGCGACTGGACGACTACCCCACGCCAGCCCCCAGGACCCTGCCGCAACTGCAGAGCCTGATTGCCGAAGACCGGGAACGTGGCTGGGTCCTGCACCGCTCCGACTACTCCACGGCCATTGCCACTTCCATCAAGGATCACACTGGTCAGGTCACCGCAGCCATCAACCTCTCAGGCCCCGATGCAGTGATGGATCCGGACGGCGCCAAGGATCGGTTTCAGAATCTGCTCCTTGAGTGCAGCGCCAGCATCAGCCGTGAGCTGGGTTATTCGGGTTAA